A window of Phycisphaerales bacterium contains these coding sequences:
- a CDS encoding metallophosphoesterase: MRQRLAAILVFVGLAAPAASAQVRIEPGTDGRALPAAAEPVIHTLAILPDRTAGRDWGMPYLARAVADLNRIQPQAVFTIGDMVQGYTRSMARYDGEVDAYFALIDQLRAPCYPIAGNHDVISGFRSPDDRQFEERYKQRFGPLYFAAYLDFASVIALYSDEQLQSAPRLSDGQIEWATAQIRAAAERAKPLIVLMHKPLWRYRDAQWERIHQALAEVRRGGAPVLVVAGHFHSLQRDADRDGVQYQIVGTCGGMIDQGPLAGQMQHLALLRITEGGEMNLFFQGVGATLPDDFLLAEDQTRAFRLKGDRTVECITVLDQPLRGPVSGEVRFRFTNPVDVPIRITGGLLDAMPEPRIIGDWTLVDRTPGDILNPYVSDVATPFRQVGEMEPVTIEPGKSAEVELEVRCEAQPRMIMPPEFRFTATFEDSQGRTVPVELRSRAPLKMRYVLGPYGAVDMMACAWNYDVYDLPEPNPEIGLSVHEGNLNIAIAARDGVPCWLAEPDPTVRVTNPPSDAVLVRIGAGESQRLYLIEPMTSDAQKPAWRATAHPVPGEDREFTYTLEPEPRIMWETIQTESGYGVVIQAPLELVGEPGQEVPFNIEIADNDETYHTQWRRWAEPRAGSTIILPSRF, encoded by the coding sequence ATGCGACAGCGACTTGCCGCGATTCTCGTTTTCGTTGGGCTGGCTGCGCCTGCGGCATCGGCGCAGGTGCGAATCGAGCCGGGCACCGACGGCCGCGCCCTGCCGGCCGCCGCCGAGCCCGTCATTCACACGCTGGCCATCCTGCCCGATCGCACCGCGGGTCGCGACTGGGGCATGCCGTATCTCGCGCGAGCGGTGGCGGATCTGAATCGCATTCAGCCGCAGGCGGTGTTCACGATCGGCGACATGGTGCAGGGCTACACCCGCTCGATGGCCCGCTACGACGGCGAGGTCGATGCCTATTTCGCGCTCATCGATCAACTCCGCGCGCCGTGCTATCCGATCGCCGGCAATCACGACGTGATTTCCGGCTTCCGCTCGCCCGACGATCGCCAGTTCGAAGAGCGCTACAAGCAGCGCTTCGGCCCGCTCTATTTCGCCGCGTACCTCGACTTTGCCAGCGTCATCGCGCTCTACAGCGATGAGCAGTTGCAGTCGGCGCCGCGCCTGAGCGATGGGCAGATCGAGTGGGCGACGGCGCAGATCCGCGCGGCCGCCGAGCGAGCCAAGCCTCTCATCGTCCTCATGCACAAGCCGCTGTGGCGCTACCGCGACGCCCAGTGGGAACGGATCCACCAGGCGCTGGCCGAGGTGAGGCGAGGCGGCGCGCCGGTGCTCGTCGTCGCCGGCCACTTCCACAGCCTGCAGCGCGATGCCGATCGCGACGGCGTGCAGTACCAGATCGTCGGCACCTGCGGCGGAATGATCGACCAGGGCCCGCTCGCCGGCCAGATGCAGCACCTCGCGCTGCTGCGCATCACCGAGGGCGGCGAGATGAATCTCTTCTTCCAGGGCGTCGGCGCCACCCTGCCCGATGACTTTCTTCTCGCCGAAGATCAGACGCGGGCGTTTCGCCTCAAGGGCGATCGCACGGTCGAGTGCATCACCGTGCTCGATCAGCCACTGCGCGGCCCGGTGAGCGGCGAGGTGCGGTTCCGTTTCACCAACCCGGTTGACGTGCCGATCCGAATCACCGGCGGTCTGCTCGACGCGATGCCCGAGCCGCGGATCATCGGCGACTGGACGCTGGTGGACCGCACGCCTGGCGACATTCTCAACCCATACGTGAGCGACGTCGCCACGCCGTTTCGCCAGGTGGGGGAGATGGAGCCGGTGACGATCGAGCCGGGGAAGTCGGCGGAGGTCGAACTCGAAGTGCGTTGCGAAGCGCAGCCTCGCATGATCATGCCGCCCGAGTTCCGCTTTACTGCGACGTTTGAAGATTCTCAAGGCCGAACTGTCCCGGTCGAGTTGCGCAGCCGCGCGCCGCTGAAGATGCGCTACGTCTTAGGCCCGTACGGCGCCGTGGACATGATGGCCTGCGCGTGGAACTATGATGTCTACGACCTGCCCGAGCCGAATCCGGAGATCGGGCTTTCCGTGCACGAGGGGAATCTGAACATCGCCATCGCAGCGCGCGATGGCGTGCCCTGCTGGCTGGCGGAGCCGGACCCCACGGTCCGCGTGACCAACCCGCCATCGGATGCAGTGCTCGTGCGCATCGGCGCGGGTGAATCGCAGCGGCTGTATCTGATCGAGCCAATGACCAGCGATGCGCAAAAGCCCGCGTGGCGCGCGACGGCGCATCCCGTGCCCGGCGAAGACCGTGAATTCACCTACACGCTTGAGCCCGAGCCGCGCATCATGTGGGAGACGATTCAAACGGAAAGCGGCTACGGCGTGGTCATTCAGGCGCCGCTCGAACTGGTCGGCGAGCCGGGGCAGGAAGTGCCCTTCAACATCGAGATCGCCGACAACGACGAGACGTATCACACGCAATGGCGGCGCTGGGCCGAGCCGCGCGCCGGCAGCACGATCATTCTGCCGAGCCGGTTCTGA
- a CDS encoding sigma-70 family RNA polymerase sigma factor, giving the protein MHPAVTKLIDAGRRRGWVSFEEINDELPDEFVDQDRVAELLGHFDRLSIELIDEPEARARGGRRPARQAPDLSPVKPSNGAAHAASPSKSAAAGHAARRDRPRADEWPLLNANGEPSCHDLEASEFDDPAELAALAANLVGDSRSIDDPVRMYFSQMGSIELLTREQEVRLAKKIETTRMIFRRRVLECDYAATQSAELLERVHRGELPVDRTLRISSVEEHQKENLCRCIPGNLATIRKLMELNAADFEALRDGKFTRTQERAVRDAMRLRRRRIATLLEECQLRTSRIQPMLKKMRSICTKMQELQSEILRIEKFPDRYQPEDALVIRDELEGLCELVQEEPDELAARLRQIDRVAFEYEQAKRDLSCANLRLVISIAKRYRNRGLPFLDLIQEGNTGLMRAVDKYEYKRGYKFSTYATWWIRQAITRSISENARTVRVPLHMLELVAKMRSAARDMVQADGREPTVEELAERTGMSPADVRKVIRVGRSPVSLDRPVGENESASVGEFIIDERTPSPVEAAAHDALRARIENVLKTLTYREREIIKLRFGIGDGYTYTLEEVGRIFKVTRERVRQVEARAIRKLQHPVRSRKFVSFLET; this is encoded by the coding sequence ATGCATCCTGCCGTGACCAAACTGATCGACGCCGGCCGCCGGCGCGGTTGGGTCAGTTTCGAGGAGATCAACGACGAACTTCCCGACGAATTCGTCGATCAGGACCGCGTGGCCGAGTTGCTCGGCCATTTCGACCGCCTGTCGATCGAACTGATCGACGAGCCCGAGGCGCGCGCGCGCGGCGGCCGACGGCCGGCGCGTCAGGCTCCTGACTTGTCGCCCGTGAAGCCGTCGAACGGCGCCGCGCATGCCGCGTCGCCGTCGAAGTCCGCCGCCGCCGGGCACGCGGCGCGCCGCGACCGGCCGCGCGCCGACGAGTGGCCGCTGCTCAACGCCAATGGCGAGCCGAGCTGCCACGACCTCGAAGCGAGTGAATTCGACGACCCGGCCGAACTGGCGGCGCTGGCCGCCAATCTGGTGGGCGACAGCCGCTCGATCGACGATCCGGTGCGGATGTACTTTTCGCAGATGGGCTCGATCGAACTGCTCACGCGCGAGCAGGAAGTGCGCCTGGCCAAGAAGATCGAGACGACGCGCATGATCTTCCGCCGCCGCGTACTCGAGTGCGATTACGCCGCGACCCAGTCGGCGGAACTGCTCGAGCGCGTGCATCGCGGCGAGTTGCCGGTCGATCGAACGTTGCGGATTTCCTCGGTCGAGGAACACCAGAAAGAGAACCTCTGCCGCTGCATCCCGGGAAACCTGGCGACGATCCGCAAACTCATGGAGTTGAACGCCGCCGACTTCGAGGCGCTGCGGGACGGCAAGTTCACCCGGACCCAGGAGCGGGCCGTGCGCGACGCGATGCGTCTGCGGCGGCGGCGGATTGCGACGCTGCTCGAAGAGTGCCAGCTGCGCACCAGCCGCATCCAGCCGATGCTCAAAAAGATGCGGAGCATCTGCACGAAGATGCAGGAACTCCAGTCGGAAATTCTCCGCATCGAAAAGTTCCCCGACCGCTATCAGCCGGAAGACGCTCTGGTCATCCGCGATGAACTTGAAGGCCTGTGCGAACTCGTGCAGGAAGAGCCCGACGAACTGGCCGCCCGGCTGCGCCAGATTGACCGCGTCGCGTTCGAGTACGAACAGGCCAAGCGCGACCTCTCGTGCGCGAACCTGCGCCTGGTGATCTCGATCGCCAAGCGGTATCGCAACCGCGGCCTGCCGTTCCTCGATCTCATCCAGGAAGGCAACACGGGGCTGATGCGCGCCGTGGACAAGTACGAATACAAGCGAGGCTACAAGTTCTCGACGTATGCCACGTGGTGGATCCGCCAGGCCATCACGCGGTCGATCTCGGAAAACGCGCGAACGGTGCGCGTGCCGCTGCACATGCTCGAACTCGTGGCGAAGATGCGGTCGGCCGCCCGCGACATGGTTCAGGCCGACGGCCGCGAGCCCACCGTGGAAGAACTCGCCGAGCGCACCGGGATGTCGCCCGCGGACGTGCGCAAGGTGATTCGCGTCGGTCGTTCGCCCGTCAGCCTCGATCGGCCCGTGGGAGAGAACGAGTCGGCCAGCGTCGGCGAATTCATCATCGACGAGAGGACACCCAGCCCGGTTGAGGCGGCTGCGCACGACGCACTGCGAGCCCGCATCGAAAACGTGCTCAAGACGCTCACCTACCGCGAGCGCGAGATCATCAAACTTCGCTTCGGCATCGGGGACGGGTACACCTACACGCTCGAAGAGGTCGGCCGCATCTTCAAGGTCACGCGCGAGCGCGTGCGGCAGGTCGAAGCCCGCGCCATCCGCAAGCTGCAGCACCCGGTGCGCAGCCGCAAGTTCGTCAGTTTCCTGGAAACCTGA
- the dnaG gene encoding DNA primase, producing the protein MTQTYRNNDVQNVLDATDLVRLIGEHVTLKPSGREYKGLCPFHDDSNPSMFVVPHKGIFHCFACGTGGDALRFVQLHQHVEFGEALRYLADRAGIELKPRRAAAAGENAGADDAAEGFSTTQIVEAHRQALSFYRTLLRHERHGSVARALFAQRGISDAMIDRFELGTAPTDPEVRDGLARTLFAKDVHPAVFEAIGLLLSRRDGGGFIDRFRNRLIFPIHDEHGRPIAFGARKIDPEDQPKYLNSPEHPRFKKSRTLYALHLARPAIQKSRTAVIVEGYTDVIACHQNGVENVVATLGTALTDDHARVLSRLCERVVLVFDGDVAGQKAADRAVEVFFESPIDVRIAVLPGGVDPAELFGQAEGTQTWHRVIGEAVDALEFLFASLRSQLAGGDAGLSGRQRLIESFLERLGSLGFHRMTPLRRDLMLARLSEIVQLPAETLLRSIPRPRPKVETREPAQSEAGASLPAVEPRRIEAEMRIIACLLHAPSLMGGMKGSDEALSAEMFAWPPARSLLVAMRALEADGGRRGSAVPAGLDAALANEATSWMMRLQREVGEGPQAIAEHFTEYVRALQRLRQVDAYHAQAAPLGAPSADLDHVESRLKQLRALGGHGVRVARRSSLPSESAERAGVAGG; encoded by the coding sequence GTGACGCAAACCTATCGCAACAACGATGTGCAGAACGTGCTCGACGCCACGGACCTCGTCCGGCTCATCGGCGAGCACGTCACGCTCAAGCCCTCCGGCCGTGAGTACAAGGGCCTGTGCCCCTTCCACGATGATTCGAACCCCTCGATGTTCGTCGTGCCTCACAAGGGCATCTTCCACTGCTTCGCGTGCGGCACGGGCGGCGACGCCCTGCGCTTCGTACAACTCCATCAGCATGTCGAGTTCGGCGAGGCGCTGCGCTACCTCGCAGACCGCGCCGGCATCGAACTCAAGCCGCGCCGAGCGGCCGCCGCCGGCGAAAACGCCGGCGCCGACGATGCAGCCGAGGGGTTCTCGACCACGCAGATCGTCGAAGCCCATCGCCAGGCGCTGTCCTTCTACCGAACCCTGCTGCGCCACGAGCGCCACGGGTCGGTGGCGCGCGCGCTCTTCGCCCAGCGCGGCATCAGCGATGCGATGATCGATCGATTTGAACTCGGCACCGCGCCAACGGATCCGGAGGTGCGCGACGGCCTGGCCCGCACCCTGTTCGCCAAGGATGTTCATCCCGCCGTCTTCGAAGCCATCGGGCTGCTGCTCAGCAGGCGCGACGGCGGAGGATTCATCGATCGCTTCCGCAATCGGCTCATCTTCCCCATCCACGATGAGCACGGCCGGCCCATCGCGTTTGGCGCGCGCAAGATCGATCCCGAAGATCAGCCCAAGTACCTCAACAGCCCCGAGCATCCGCGCTTCAAGAAGTCGCGCACGCTCTATGCACTCCACCTGGCCAGGCCCGCGATCCAGAAGAGCAGGACCGCCGTCATCGTCGAGGGCTACACCGACGTCATCGCCTGCCATCAGAACGGCGTGGAGAACGTCGTCGCCACACTCGGCACGGCGCTCACCGACGACCACGCCCGCGTGCTCTCGCGCCTGTGCGAGCGCGTGGTGCTCGTGTTCGACGGCGACGTGGCGGGACAGAAGGCGGCCGACCGCGCGGTCGAGGTCTTCTTCGAGTCGCCCATTGACGTGCGCATCGCGGTATTGCCCGGCGGCGTCGATCCGGCTGAACTCTTCGGGCAGGCGGAGGGCACCCAGACGTGGCATCGCGTCATCGGTGAAGCAGTCGATGCGCTCGAGTTCCTCTTCGCCTCGCTGCGCAGCCAACTGGCCGGCGGAGATGCCGGACTTTCGGGCCGGCAGAGACTCATCGAGTCGTTCCTGGAGCGCCTTGGATCGCTCGGATTCCACCGCATGACGCCGCTGCGCCGCGATCTGATGCTCGCGCGGCTCAGCGAGATCGTGCAGTTGCCCGCCGAAACACTGCTGCGCTCTATTCCCCGGCCGAGGCCGAAGGTGGAGACGCGCGAGCCGGCCCAGAGTGAGGCTGGCGCATCGCTTCCAGCCGTGGAGCCGCGGCGGATCGAGGCGGAGATGCGAATCATCGCCTGCCTGCTGCACGCCCCGTCGCTGATGGGCGGCATGAAAGGCTCGGATGAGGCGCTCAGCGCCGAAATGTTCGCCTGGCCGCCGGCTCGCAGCCTGCTCGTCGCAATGAGGGCCCTGGAGGCAGACGGCGGGCGGCGCGGCTCGGCGGTTCCGGCCGGGCTGGATGCCGCGCTGGCCAACGAGGCGACGTCGTGGATGATGCGCCTGCAGCGTGAGGTCGGCGAGGGGCCGCAGGCCATCGCCGAGCACTTCACCGAATACGTTCGCGCTCTGCAGCGTCTGCGGCAGGTTGATGCATATCACGCGCAGGCGGCGCCTCTGGGCGCGCCGAGCGCCGATCTGGATCACGTGGAGTCGCGGCTCAAGCAGTTGCGAGCCTTAGGCGGGCATGGCGTCCGCGTGGCGCGTCGCTCGAGTCTGCCGTCGGAAAGCGCCGAGCGAGCCGGCGTCGCGGGGGGTTGA
- the rpmB gene encoding 50S ribosomal protein L28 has translation MPRVCDITGVGTTRGNRVRYRGKAKYLGGIGKKVTSISRRTFKPNLQDVTSLVDGVPTKLRVSARAIKSGLVVKAPKRKHTYTAQQKKKQG, from the coding sequence ATGCCCCGCGTTTGCGATATCACTGGAGTCGGAACCACCCGCGGCAACCGGGTCCGTTACCGCGGTAAGGCCAAGTACCTCGGCGGGATCGGCAAGAAGGTCACCTCCATCTCTCGCCGCACGTTCAAGCCCAATCTCCAGGATGTCACCTCCCTGGTCGACGGCGTGCCGACCAAGCTGCGCGTCAGCGCCCGGGCGATCAAGTCCGGCCTCGTCGTCAAAGCCCCCAAGCGCAAGCACACCTACACCGCGCAGCAGAAGAAGAAGCAAGGTTGA
- a CDS encoding sulfotransferase, which translates to MAETTPESPPQAADTRHGPLLVIAGMSRGGTTWTGKCLNEHSQAAVFGESLFWGRRYLPPKSDGRYSREETAMVLESLRNGFKHFVGDGPGHLKKVTSQHGGEIIEAVARQLPPRPTPYEVFATYGREIARREGKATFVEKTPHSVLWIDRIIAQAPDLRMLVLVRNPYDFMLSYKHQGDRKPAEVRQAFQEVYHPFGCAMVWRGYARAALKARDVYPRQTLLISFEELTAPESGAIQCLQEFFGLPIEPIERLVPTDNTSFPGGARPELSAVDLFWMNLIARKWIRTLGYERQRTPFAPLGVLWSLVTLVPWAWRSYRYVASTRRDSTLKYLLNWVRPRIGRNHG; encoded by the coding sequence ATGGCCGAGACAACCCCGGAATCTCCGCCTCAGGCCGCGGACACACGGCACGGTCCGCTGCTTGTCATTGCCGGCATGTCGCGCGGCGGAACGACATGGACGGGCAAGTGCCTCAACGAGCACTCGCAGGCCGCGGTGTTTGGCGAGTCGCTGTTCTGGGGACGCCGCTACCTGCCGCCCAAATCCGACGGCCGCTACAGCCGGGAAGAGACCGCCATGGTCCTCGAGTCGCTGCGAAACGGCTTCAAGCACTTCGTCGGCGACGGACCGGGTCACCTCAAGAAGGTGACCTCTCAGCATGGCGGCGAGATCATCGAGGCGGTCGCCCGGCAGTTGCCGCCGCGCCCGACCCCGTACGAGGTCTTCGCGACCTACGGCCGCGAGATCGCGCGTCGCGAAGGCAAGGCGACCTTCGTCGAGAAGACTCCGCACAGCGTCCTCTGGATCGACCGCATCATCGCGCAAGCCCCGGATCTGCGCATGCTCGTGCTCGTGCGCAATCCGTACGACTTCATGCTGTCCTACAAGCATCAGGGAGATCGCAAGCCCGCCGAGGTGCGGCAGGCCTTCCAGGAGGTCTACCACCCGTTTGGCTGCGCGATGGTCTGGCGGGGGTACGCGCGCGCGGCACTCAAGGCTCGCGATGTTTATCCGCGTCAGACGCTGCTCATCTCCTTCGAGGAGCTCACGGCTCCGGAGTCGGGGGCTATCCAGTGCCTGCAGGAGTTTTTCGGCCTGCCCATCGAGCCGATCGAGCGACTGGTCCCGACGGACAACACGTCGTTTCCCGGCGGGGCCCGGCCGGAGTTGTCGGCCGTTGACCTGTTCTGGATGAACCTCATCGCGCGCAAGTGGATTCGCACCCTTGGATACGAGCGGCAGCGCACGCCCTTTGCGCCGCTTGGAGTGCTGTGGTCGCTGGTGACGCTCGTGCCCTGGGCGTGGCGCTCCTATCGCTACGTCGCTTCGACGCGACGCGACTCGACGCTCAAGTACCTCCTCAACTGGGTGCGCCCGCGCATCGGCCGAAATCACGGCTGA
- a CDS encoding sulfotransferase: MAELKPPIILIGNVRSGTSMTAFCFDQFKDIVIWREPRTVWTMGNAEMGHDRFTEAQATPAVVERIRDAFLKYQEENDGRRVMEKTPSNCLRVPFVQRVFPEAKFIHLVRDGRDNVSSCLQRWSMPINQNRLKRRLKETPVWEWPAYLPRFLHDRLIGPLRGTRRVKSWGVVYPGMYEDLKARELVEVIAIQWVRCIETAQQDLANVDRTRWIECRYEDFVADPQRQFSRFCAHVGLAPTDQVREYLATTIRQDAVQAWRQRLTPEQLALITPILEPTMTRLGYRLDESAAGSGEVA; this comes from the coding sequence GTGGCTGAACTTAAGCCTCCGATCATTCTCATCGGCAACGTGCGATCCGGCACGTCGATGACGGCTTTTTGCTTTGACCAGTTCAAGGACATCGTCATCTGGCGCGAGCCGCGCACCGTTTGGACGATGGGCAACGCCGAAATGGGGCATGACCGCTTCACCGAAGCGCAGGCTACTCCGGCCGTGGTGGAGCGCATCCGCGATGCGTTTCTCAAGTATCAGGAAGAGAACGACGGCCGGCGCGTAATGGAGAAGACGCCGAGCAATTGCCTGCGCGTGCCGTTCGTCCAGCGCGTGTTTCCTGAAGCAAAGTTCATTCATCTTGTTCGCGACGGGCGCGACAACGTCAGTTCATGCCTCCAGCGATGGTCCATGCCCATTAATCAGAACCGGCTCAAGCGGAGATTAAAGGAAACGCCGGTGTGGGAGTGGCCCGCCTATCTGCCTCGCTTCCTGCACGATCGGTTGATCGGGCCGCTGCGCGGCACGCGGCGCGTGAAGAGCTGGGGCGTGGTCTACCCCGGGATGTATGAGGACCTCAAGGCTCGCGAGCTCGTGGAGGTCATCGCCATTCAGTGGGTCCGGTGCATCGAAACTGCGCAGCAGGACTTGGCCAACGTGGACCGGACCCGCTGGATCGAGTGCCGCTATGAGGATTTCGTTGCCGACCCGCAGCGGCAGTTTAGCCGGTTCTGCGCGCACGTCGGCCTCGCGCCGACCGATCAGGTGCGGGAGTACCTGGCCACGACGATCAGGCAAGACGCCGTGCAGGCCTGGAGGCAGCGGCTCACGCCTGAGCAGTTGGCCCTTATCACGCCGATACTTGAACCGACGATGACGCGTCTGGGTTATCGTCTCGACGAATCGGCCGCCGGAAGCGGCGAGGTCGCCTGA